From one Rhizobium lentis genomic stretch:
- a CDS encoding ABC transporter permease: protein MDAAANPATTTPVKPPRKGLLSPTNIRRWKNFRANGRGYWSLWLFLLLFGLSLFAEFLANDRPIVASYKGEILFPVLIDYPEEKFGGFLAETDYRSSVIADEINANGWMIWPPIRYSYRSVNSNIPHSAPTAPFWLMTKEERCSGYPQGVNDPGCTLGNLNWLGTDDQARDVLARVIYGFRISVLFGLALTICSAIIGVTAGAVQGYFGGWTDLLLQRFIEIWSSMPVLYILLIIAAILPPGFFVLLGIMLLFSWVGFVGVVRAEFLRARNFEYVRAARALGVNNRTIMWRHLLPNAMVATLTFLPFILSGSITTLTSLDFLGFGMPPGSPSLGEMIAQGKTNLQAPWLGLTAFFTMSIMLSLLIFIGEAVRDAFDPRKTFQ, encoded by the coding sequence ATGGACGCCGCCGCAAATCCCGCCACCACAACCCCCGTCAAGCCGCCGCGCAAGGGCCTGCTGTCGCCGACCAATATTCGCCGCTGGAAAAACTTCCGGGCGAACGGCCGCGGTTACTGGTCCCTGTGGCTGTTCCTGTTACTCTTCGGGCTCAGCCTGTTTGCCGAGTTCCTCGCCAACGACCGGCCGATCGTTGCCTCCTACAAGGGCGAGATCCTGTTTCCCGTCCTGATCGATTATCCCGAGGAGAAGTTCGGCGGCTTCCTGGCGGAAACCGACTACCGCTCCTCGGTTATCGCAGACGAGATCAACGCCAATGGCTGGATGATCTGGCCGCCGATCCGTTATTCCTATCGTTCGGTCAATTCGAACATTCCGCATTCGGCGCCGACCGCCCCCTTCTGGCTGATGACGAAGGAGGAGCGCTGTTCCGGTTATCCGCAAGGGGTGAACGATCCCGGCTGCACACTCGGCAATCTCAACTGGCTCGGCACCGACGACCAGGCCCGCGACGTGCTGGCGCGCGTCATATACGGTTTCCGCATATCGGTGCTCTTCGGCCTGGCGCTGACCATCTGCTCGGCGATCATCGGCGTGACGGCAGGCGCGGTGCAGGGCTATTTCGGCGGCTGGACCGATCTCTTATTGCAGCGTTTCATCGAGATCTGGTCGTCGATGCCGGTGCTTTACATCCTGTTGATCATCGCCGCCATCCTGCCGCCTGGCTTCTTCGTGCTGCTCGGCATCATGCTGCTGTTTTCCTGGGTCGGCTTCGTCGGCGTCGTGCGCGCCGAATTCCTGCGCGCCCGCAATTTCGAATATGTCCGCGCCGCCCGCGCGCTCGGGGTCAACAACCGCACCATCATGTGGCGCCACCTGCTGCCGAACGCCATGGTCGCGACGCTCACCTTCCTGCCCTTCATTCTCTCCGGCTCGATCACCACGCTGACGTCGCTCGATTTCCTCGGCTTCGGCATGCCGCCGGGTTCCCCTTCCCTCGGCGAGATGATCGCCCAGGGCAAGACCAATCTGCAGGCGCCCTGGCTGGGGCTGACGGCCTTCTTCACCATGTCGATCATGCTGTCCTTGCTGATCTTCATCGGCGAAGCGGTGCGCGACGCCTTCGATCCGAGGAAGACGTTTCAATGA
- a CDS encoding ABC transporter ATP-binding protein, with protein sequence MSDMTEPLLSVRDLSVAFHQGGETSLAVDRISFDIAKGEVVALVGESGSGKSVSANSILQLLPYPSASHPSGEILFKGKDLLKASERALREVRGNDITMIFQEPMTSLNPLHTIEKQIAEILALHQGLTGQPARERVLELLNQVGIREPEKRLKAYPHELSGGQRQRVMIAMALANRPELLIADEPTTALDVTVQAQILELLRQLKTAHGMSLLFITHDLGIVRKFADRVCVMTKGRIVETGTVEEVFANPKHDYTRHLLASEPRGEPPLADPSKPVVMEGSDIRVWFPIKAGLMRRVVDHVKAVDGIDLSLRAGQTLGVVGESGSGKTTLGLALTRLISSQGRIAFVGKDIAGYSFSEMRPLRNQLQIVFQDPYGSLSPRMSVGDIIAEGLKVHERALSAEERDQRVCWALEEVGLDPLTRWRYPHEFSGGQRQRIAIARAMVLKPRFVMLDEPTSALDMSVQAQVVDLLRDLQKKHDLAYLFISHDLKVVKALANDVIVMRFGKVVEQGPSSEIFRAPKDDYTKALMAAAFNIEAVPTPAVQQ encoded by the coding sequence ATGAGTGACATGACAGAACCGCTGCTTTCCGTCCGCGATCTCTCGGTTGCCTTTCACCAGGGCGGCGAAACCTCGCTCGCTGTCGATCGCATTTCCTTCGATATCGCCAAGGGCGAGGTCGTCGCGCTCGTCGGCGAATCCGGCTCAGGCAAGTCGGTCTCGGCCAACTCGATCCTGCAGCTTCTGCCCTATCCCTCGGCAAGCCATCCCTCCGGCGAAATCCTGTTCAAGGGCAAGGATCTTCTGAAGGCATCGGAGCGGGCGTTGCGCGAGGTACGTGGCAACGACATCACCATGATCTTCCAGGAGCCGATGACCTCGCTCAATCCGCTTCATACGATCGAAAAGCAGATCGCCGAGATACTGGCGCTGCACCAGGGTCTCACTGGCCAGCCGGCGCGTGAGCGCGTGCTGGAATTGCTGAACCAGGTCGGCATCCGCGAGCCCGAGAAGCGGCTGAAAGCCTATCCGCATGAGCTGTCAGGGGGTCAGCGCCAGCGCGTCATGATCGCCATGGCGCTCGCCAACCGGCCGGAGCTGCTGATCGCCGATGAGCCGACCACCGCGCTCGACGTCACCGTGCAGGCGCAGATCCTCGAGCTTCTCAGGCAGTTGAAGACGGCGCACGGCATGTCGCTGCTCTTCATCACCCATGATCTCGGCATCGTGCGCAAATTCGCCGATCGCGTCTGCGTCATGACCAAGGGCAGGATCGTCGAAACCGGAACGGTCGAGGAGGTCTTCGCCAATCCCAAGCACGACTATACCCGTCACCTTCTCGCCTCCGAACCGCGCGGCGAGCCGCCGCTTGCCGATCCGTCGAAGCCGGTGGTGATGGAAGGTTCCGACATTCGCGTCTGGTTCCCGATCAAGGCGGGGCTGATGCGCCGCGTCGTCGATCATGTGAAGGCCGTCGACGGCATCGATCTTTCGCTGCGCGCCGGCCAGACGCTCGGCGTCGTCGGCGAATCCGGTTCCGGCAAGACGACGCTCGGCCTGGCGCTCACCCGGCTGATTTCCTCGCAGGGACGGATCGCCTTTGTCGGCAAGGATATAGCCGGCTATTCGTTCAGTGAAATGCGGCCGCTGCGCAATCAGCTGCAGATCGTCTTCCAGGATCCTTACGGCTCGCTCAGTCCGCGCATGTCGGTCGGCGATATTATCGCCGAAGGGCTGAAGGTGCATGAGCGGGCCTTGAGCGCCGAAGAGCGCGACCAGCGTGTCTGCTGGGCGCTGGAGGAGGTGGGCCTCGATCCCCTGACCCGCTGGCGCTATCCGCACGAGTTCTCCGGCGGCCAGCGCCAGCGCATCGCCATTGCCCGCGCCATGGTGCTGAAGCCGCGCTTCGTCATGCTCGACGAGCCGACCTCCGCGCTCGATATGAGCGTGCAGGCCCAGGTGGTCGACCTGCTGCGCGACCTGCAGAAGAAGCACGATCTCGCCTACCTCTTCATCAGTCACGACCTGAAGGTGGTGAAGGCGCTCGCCAACGACGTCATCGTCATGCGTTTCGGCAAGGTGGTGGAGCAGGGGCCTTCCTCGGAGATCTTCCGCGCCCCAAAGGACGATTACACCAAGGCGCTGATGGCCGCCGCATTCAACATCGAGGCGGTGCCGACTCCCGCCGTACAGCAGTAA
- a CDS encoding 2-hydroxyacid dehydrogenase, protein MSARPPVLVDIKFNPEGVARVLKTAFADRGSINLADPANRDRDLGDVEYALLWKPDADLFQRAPNLKVIFSGGAGVDHIIGMGGLPEIPIVRFVDRSLTTRMSEWVVMQCLMHLRGQYAHDTHQRGREWAKFIAPEAAEVTVGVMGLGILGQDAVAKLKVMGFNVIGWSRTRKEIGGVETFDASELDSFLARTDILVGLLPLTPETTGFYDIGLFKKLRRGGALGQPVFINAGRGRSQVETDIVSAVREGTLGGASLDVFEVEPLASDNPLWDLENVFITPHDAAVSEENALFRHVEKQIARFERGEPLQFVVDRAAGY, encoded by the coding sequence ATGTCAGCTCGCCCTCCCGTTCTCGTCGACATCAAGTTTAATCCCGAAGGGGTCGCCCGCGTGCTGAAGACGGCCTTTGCCGACCGCGGCAGCATCAATCTCGCCGATCCCGCCAATCGCGATCGCGATCTCGGCGATGTCGAATACGCGCTTCTCTGGAAGCCGGATGCCGACCTTTTCCAGCGGGCGCCGAACCTCAAGGTGATCTTTTCCGGCGGCGCCGGCGTCGACCATATCATCGGGATGGGCGGCCTGCCCGAGATCCCGATTGTCCGCTTCGTCGATCGCAGCCTGACGACGCGCATGAGCGAATGGGTCGTCATGCAATGCCTGATGCATCTGCGCGGGCAATACGCCCATGACACCCACCAACGCGGTCGGGAATGGGCAAAATTCATCGCGCCGGAGGCGGCGGAGGTGACGGTCGGCGTCATGGGACTCGGTATTCTCGGACAGGACGCGGTCGCCAAGCTGAAGGTGATGGGGTTTAATGTCATTGGCTGGTCGCGCACCCGCAAAGAGATCGGCGGTGTCGAAACCTTCGATGCAAGCGAGCTGGACAGCTTCCTCGCTAGAACCGACATCCTGGTGGGGCTTTTGCCGCTGACACCGGAGACAACGGGTTTTTATGATATCGGGCTATTCAAAAAGCTTCGTCGTGGCGGAGCGCTCGGACAGCCGGTCTTCATCAATGCCGGCCGAGGCAGGAGCCAGGTTGAGACCGATATCGTGTCAGCCGTCCGGGAGGGCACTCTTGGCGGCGCCTCCCTCGATGTCTTCGAAGTAGAGCCGCTTGCATCAGATAACCCCTTATGGGACCTGGAGAATGTCTTCATCACGCCGCACGACGCGGCCGTCTCCGAAGAAAACGCGCTGTTTCGCCATGTCGAGAAGCAGATCGCCCGTTTCGAGCGCGGTGAACCGCTGCAATTCGTGGTCGACCGCGCCGCCGGCTATTAA
- the pncB gene encoding nicotinate phosphoribosyltransferase: MAKTDIARRVYNHAWKLDPIIRSLIDTDFYKLLMLQMIWKLYPDVNASFTLINRTKRVRLAEEIDEGELREQLDHARTLRLSKKEMIWLAGNSFYGRAQIFEPEFLAWLSNFQLPEYELSKKDGQYVLDFHGSWKETTMWEIPALAIVNELRSRSAMKALGPFTLDVLYARAKAKMWSKVERLRELPGLRISDFGTRRRHSFLWQRWCVEALKEGIGPAFTGTSNVLLAMDSDLEAVGTNAHELPMVAAALAQTDEQLRNAPYKILRDWNKLYGGNLLIVLPDAFGTAAFLRDAPEWVADWTGFRPDSAPPIEGGEKIIDWWKKMGRDPRQKLLIFSDGLDVDAIIDTYRHFEGRVRMSFGWGTNLTNDFAGCAPTEISGLNPISVVCKVSDANGRPAVKLSDNPQKATGDPAEVERYLKFFGAEDRVDQTVLV; the protein is encoded by the coding sequence ATGGCCAAGACCGATATTGCGAGACGCGTCTACAATCACGCCTGGAAACTCGACCCGATCATCCGCAGCCTGATCGATACCGACTTCTACAAGCTGCTGATGCTGCAGATGATCTGGAAGCTCTATCCAGATGTGAACGCCTCTTTCACCCTGATCAACCGGACCAAGCGCGTTCGTCTCGCCGAGGAGATCGACGAAGGCGAATTGCGTGAACAGCTCGATCATGCCCGCACGCTGCGGCTCTCCAAGAAGGAGATGATCTGGCTGGCGGGTAACAGTTTTTACGGCCGCGCGCAGATTTTCGAGCCGGAATTCCTAGCCTGGCTTTCCAACTTCCAGCTGCCCGAATATGAGCTGTCGAAGAAGGACGGGCAATATGTCCTGGATTTCCATGGATCCTGGAAAGAAACCACGATGTGGGAAATCCCGGCGCTCGCCATCGTCAACGAGCTGCGTTCGCGCTCGGCGATGAAGGCGCTCGGCCCCTTTACGCTTGATGTGCTCTATGCCCGCGCCAAGGCGAAGATGTGGTCGAAGGTTGAGCGGCTGAGGGAACTGCCGGGCCTGCGCATCTCCGATTTCGGTACCCGCCGCCGTCACAGCTTCCTCTGGCAGCGCTGGTGCGTCGAGGCGTTGAAGGAAGGCATCGGTCCGGCCTTCACCGGCACCAGCAACGTATTGCTGGCGATGGATTCCGACCTCGAGGCCGTCGGCACCAATGCCCACGAGTTGCCGATGGTGGCTGCGGCGCTGGCGCAGACCGACGAGCAGCTCCGCAACGCCCCCTACAAGATCCTGCGGGACTGGAACAAGCTCTATGGCGGCAACCTGCTGATCGTCCTGCCGGATGCCTTCGGCACCGCAGCCTTCCTGCGCGACGCCCCTGAGTGGGTTGCCGACTGGACCGGCTTCCGTCCGGACAGCGCTCCGCCGATCGAAGGCGGGGAAAAGATCATCGACTGGTGGAAGAAGATGGGCCGCGATCCGCGCCAGAAGCTCTTGATCTTCTCAGACGGCCTCGATGTCGACGCCATCATCGACACCTACCGGCACTTCGAAGGCCGCGTGCGCATGAGCTTCGGCTGGGGCACCAACCTGACGAACGATTTCGCCGGCTGCGCGCCGACGGAAATCTCCGGCCTCAATCCGATCTCCGTCGTCTGCAAGGTCAGCGACGCCAACGGCCGCCCCGCGGTGAAACTCTCCGACAACCCGCAGAAGGCGACCGGCGACCCGGCTGAGGTCGAACGCTACCTGAAATTCTTCGGTGCCGAGGATCGGGTCGATCAGACTGTTCTGGTATAG
- a CDS encoding CrpP-related protein, which translates to MFENLLEMQERGVRDRALGRSLADNPMSKPDVLPITDLQEWYSMFDAWRFGWSIEDAMAGHADAPRHGRASPRAYTRTV; encoded by the coding sequence ATGTTCGAGAATCTTCTTGAGATGCAGGAGCGCGGCGTGCGCGACCGGGCGCTTGGCCGCAGCCTGGCGGACAACCCGATGTCGAAGCCGGATGTCCTGCCGATCACCGATCTCCAGGAATGGTATTCGATGTTCGACGCCTGGCGCTTCGGCTGGTCGATCGAGGATGCGATGGCTGGGCATGCCGATGCGCCGCGGCATGGCCGTGCCTCACCCCGTGCCTATACCAGAACAGTCTGA
- a CDS encoding KTSC domain-containing protein, which yields MEELSVQSKIIKSVYFSQEDGRLRICFKNGEERLFEGVPSSEAHAMTAAPSPGHYYLDRIRTRFRRLAA from the coding sequence GTGGAAGAACTTTCGGTACAGTCGAAGATCATCAAATCCGTCTATTTCAGCCAGGAAGACGGGCGGCTCAGGATCTGCTTCAAGAACGGCGAGGAACGTCTGTTCGAAGGCGTGCCCTCTTCGGAAGCCCATGCGATGACGGCGGCCCCGTCTCCCGGGCATTATTATCTCGACCGGATCAGGACGCGGTTTCGCAGACTGGCTGCCTGA
- a CDS encoding type II toxin-antitoxin system ParD family antitoxin has translation MATMNVSLPDPMKEWVEAQTKTGRYANASDYVRDLIRKDQERNDKIAAMQRFIDEGLESGTGSRSKDDLFEAARARVEAPHHN, from the coding sequence ATGGCAACGATGAACGTGTCGCTACCAGATCCCATGAAAGAGTGGGTGGAGGCGCAAACCAAAACGGGTCGCTACGCCAACGCAAGCGACTATGTCCGCGACCTGATCCGCAAGGATCAGGAGCGGAACGACAAGATTGCCGCCATGCAGCGCTTTATCGATGAAGGTTTGGAGAGCGGTACAGGGTCGCGATCAAAGGACGATCTATTTGAGGCGGCGCGGGCGCGCGTGGAAGCCCCTCACCACAATTGA
- a CDS encoding BMP family lipoprotein has protein sequence MKKSLLTLLAVAAMSTTALAADVKPALVYGTGGKFDKSFNEAAYNGAEKFKAETGIAYRDFEPTGDTQGEQAIRNFASRGFNPVVAVSFAWTSAIEKVAAEFPDTKFVIVDSVVDKPNVRSVVYKEEEGSYLVGILAGMASKTGKVGFVGGMDIPLIRKFECGYEQGARAAKADIQVFQNMTGTTGAAWNDPVRGGELTKNQIDQGADVIYAAAGATGLGVLQTAADNKKLSIGVDSNQNHLHPGSVLTSMVKRVDLAVYNAYTDTKNDKFTAGVQALGVKEDGVGAAIDDNNKSLITPEMQAAVDKAKADIIAGTIKVHDYTSDNACPK, from the coding sequence ATGAAAAAATCCCTTCTCACTCTCCTTGCCGTGGCTGCCATGTCGACGACGGCGCTTGCCGCCGATGTCAAGCCGGCGCTGGTTTACGGCACCGGCGGGAAGTTCGATAAGTCTTTCAACGAAGCGGCCTATAACGGCGCCGAGAAGTTCAAGGCCGAGACCGGCATCGCCTATCGCGATTTCGAGCCGACCGGCGACACCCAGGGCGAACAGGCCATCCGCAACTTCGCGAGCCGCGGTTTCAACCCAGTTGTTGCCGTCTCCTTCGCCTGGACCTCGGCCATTGAGAAGGTCGCAGCCGAATTCCCCGACACCAAGTTCGTCATCGTTGATTCCGTCGTTGACAAGCCGAACGTTCGCTCGGTCGTCTATAAGGAAGAGGAAGGATCCTATCTCGTCGGTATCCTCGCCGGGATGGCGTCCAAGACCGGCAAGGTCGGCTTCGTCGGCGGCATGGACATTCCGCTGATCCGCAAGTTCGAATGCGGCTACGAGCAGGGCGCCCGCGCCGCCAAGGCCGACATCCAGGTGTTCCAGAACATGACCGGCACTACGGGTGCGGCCTGGAATGACCCGGTTCGCGGCGGTGAGCTCACCAAGAACCAGATCGATCAGGGCGCCGATGTCATTTACGCGGCAGCCGGCGCCACCGGCCTCGGCGTTCTTCAGACCGCAGCCGACAACAAGAAGCTGTCGATCGGTGTCGACTCCAACCAGAACCATCTGCATCCGGGCTCGGTCCTGACCTCGATGGTCAAGCGCGTCGACCTCGCCGTTTACAACGCCTATACCGACACCAAGAACGACAAGTTCACCGCAGGCGTTCAGGCCCTCGGCGTCAAGGAAGACGGTGTCGGCGCCGCGATCGACGATAATAACAAGTCGCTGATCACCCCGGAAATGCAGGCCGCCGTCGACAAGGCCAAAGCCGATATCATCGCCGGAACCATCAAGGTTCACGATTATACCTCGGACAACGCTTGCCCGAAGTGA
- a CDS encoding ABC transporter ATP-binding protein gives MTDKPAIELVGIDKKFGAVHANKDINLTVAKGTIHGIIGENGAGKSTLMSIIYGFYHADSGEIRVNGNPVTIRDSQAAIATGIGMVHQHFMLVDNFTVLENVMLGAEGGSLLARGVTSARAELKRLETEYGLEVDPDALIEELPVGLQQRVEILKAMYRGAEILILDEPTGVLTPAEADHLFRILKVLRDQGKTIILITHKLREIMAITDTVSVMRRGEMVATRKTAETTVEELAELMVGRRVLLRVQKGEANPGAAVLSVRNLTVKDNRGVTMVDNVSFDVRAGEIVGVAGVAGNGQSELLEAIAGIRKPASGEILLDGQTIDKADPARLRELGLAHIPEDRHHMGLVLKFEEYENSVLGYHRRPGYSRGPLLDLEAIRKDAMEKIEKYDIRPPNPRLKTANFSGGNQQKIVVAREIERDPKMLIIGQPTRGVDIGAIEFIHRRIIEMRDAGKAILLVSVELDEIRSLSDRILVMFAGHVVGEKTPDAGEQTLGLMMAGIAA, from the coding sequence GTGACAGATAAGCCCGCTATCGAGCTTGTCGGCATCGATAAGAAATTCGGTGCCGTCCATGCCAACAAGGACATCAACCTTACCGTTGCCAAGGGGACGATCCACGGCATCATCGGCGAAAACGGCGCCGGCAAATCGACACTGATGTCGATCATCTACGGCTTTTACCATGCCGACAGCGGCGAAATCCGCGTCAACGGCAATCCGGTCACCATCCGTGACAGCCAGGCAGCGATCGCCACCGGCATCGGTATGGTGCACCAGCACTTCATGCTGGTGGATAATTTCACCGTGCTCGAGAACGTCATGCTCGGCGCCGAAGGCGGCTCGCTGCTGGCCCGAGGTGTCACCTCGGCCCGCGCCGAGCTCAAGCGGCTGGAAACGGAATACGGCCTCGAGGTCGATCCGGACGCGCTGATCGAAGAGCTTCCGGTCGGCCTGCAGCAGCGCGTCGAAATCTTGAAAGCCATGTATCGTGGCGCCGAGATCCTGATCCTCGACGAGCCGACAGGCGTGTTGACGCCGGCCGAAGCAGATCACCTCTTCCGCATTCTCAAGGTGCTGCGTGACCAGGGCAAGACGATCATTCTCATCACCCATAAGCTGCGCGAGATCATGGCGATCACCGATACGGTCTCTGTCATGCGCCGCGGCGAGATGGTCGCGACCCGCAAGACGGCGGAAACGACGGTGGAGGAGCTTGCCGAGCTGATGGTCGGCCGCCGCGTGCTGCTGCGCGTGCAGAAGGGCGAGGCAAATCCCGGCGCCGCCGTACTCTCCGTCCGCAACCTGACGGTCAAGGACAATCGCGGCGTCACCATGGTCGACAATGTCTCCTTCGACGTGCGCGCCGGAGAGATCGTCGGCGTTGCCGGTGTCGCCGGCAACGGCCAGTCCGAACTGCTGGAGGCGATCGCCGGCATCCGCAAGCCGGCCTCCGGCGAAATCCTTCTCGACGGCCAGACGATCGACAAGGCCGACCCCGCCCGCCTGCGCGAACTCGGCCTCGCCCATATTCCCGAGGACCGCCACCACATGGGCCTGGTGTTGAAATTCGAGGAATACGAAAATTCCGTGCTCGGCTATCACCGCCGCCCGGGCTACAGCAGAGGGCCGTTGCTCGATCTCGAAGCGATCCGCAAGGATGCGATGGAGAAGATCGAAAAATACGACATCCGCCCGCCGAACCCGCGGCTGAAGACGGCGAATTTCTCTGGCGGCAACCAGCAGAAGATCGTCGTCGCCCGCGAGATAGAACGCGATCCGAAGATGCTGATCATCGGCCAGCCGACCCGCGGCGTCGATATCGGCGCCATCGAATTCATCCACCGCCGGATCATCGAAATGCGCGACGCAGGCAAGGCGATCCTGCTCGTCTCCGTCGAACTCGATGAAATCCGTTCACTTTCAGACCGTATCCTTGTCATGTTCGCCGGCCACGTGGTCGGCGAGAAGACGCCCGATGCCGGTGAACAGACCCTCGGCCTGATGATGGCCGGCATTGCCGCGTGA
- a CDS encoding ABC transporter permease → MSTASVPLPNWINYGLIPLLNLIVAFLISGFVVWLIGESPLAALSLLIEGAFGSGEGIGFTLYYATSFIFTGLSVAIAIHAGLFNIGSEGQAYIGGLGCALVALALDNYVPWYVTMPIAVIGAGLFGAAWAFIPAFLQAKRGSHIVITTIMFNYIAAALMVYLLVHVLIVPGKMAPETRTFLEGGQLPKLGWIMTMFGSKLGAAPFNVSFIIALFAAWFVWVLVWRSKLGFDMRTLGMSPTAADYAGTPHARTIIIAMLLSGALAGMMALNPVMGSSARLQVEFVGGAGFVGIAVSLMGRNHPLGIIFAAILFGTLYQGGDWISFEMPNITREMILVIQGLVILFAGALEYMFRPAMVHLYQQFQRA, encoded by the coding sequence ATGAGCACTGCTTCCGTTCCGCTACCAAACTGGATCAATTACGGTCTCATCCCGCTTTTGAACCTGATCGTCGCTTTCCTGATATCGGGCTTTGTCGTCTGGCTGATCGGCGAAAGCCCGCTGGCCGCTCTATCGCTGCTCATCGAAGGTGCCTTCGGCAGCGGTGAAGGCATTGGCTTCACGCTCTATTATGCCACAAGTTTCATCTTCACCGGCCTTTCGGTCGCCATCGCCATCCATGCCGGTCTCTTCAACATCGGCTCGGAAGGTCAGGCCTATATTGGTGGGCTTGGCTGTGCGCTGGTGGCACTCGCGCTTGACAATTATGTGCCTTGGTATGTGACGATGCCGATCGCCGTTATCGGCGCCGGCCTCTTCGGCGCCGCCTGGGCCTTCATTCCCGCCTTTCTGCAGGCCAAGCGCGGCAGCCATATCGTCATCACGACGATTATGTTCAACTATATCGCGGCCGCCCTCATGGTCTATTTGCTGGTGCATGTGCTGATCGTGCCGGGAAAGATGGCGCCCGAAACACGCACCTTCCTCGAAGGCGGACAGCTTCCGAAGCTCGGTTGGATCATGACCATGTTCGGTTCCAAGCTCGGTGCGGCCCCCTTCAACGTCTCCTTCATCATCGCCCTGTTCGCCGCCTGGTTCGTCTGGGTATTGGTCTGGCGCAGCAAGCTCGGCTTCGACATGCGCACGCTGGGCATGAGCCCTACAGCCGCCGATTATGCCGGCACGCCCCATGCGCGTACCATAATCATCGCCATGCTGCTCTCTGGCGCACTCGCCGGCATGATGGCGCTCAATCCGGTCATGGGCTCGTCGGCCCGTCTGCAGGTGGAGTTCGTTGGCGGCGCCGGTTTCGTCGGCATTGCCGTCTCGCTGATGGGCCGGAATCATCCGCTCGGCATCATCTTCGCCGCAATCCTTTTCGGCACTCTCTATCAGGGCGGAGACTGGATCTCCTTCGAAATGCCGAACATCACCCGGGAAATGATCCTCGTTATCCAGGGTCTGGTGATCCTGTTTGCCGGTGCTTTGGAGTATATGTTCCGGCCGGCGATGGTGCACCTCTATCAACAGTTCCAGCGAGCCTGA
- a CDS encoding ABC transporter permease → MDYYDIFINVLSSTVRLSIPLIFTALAGLFSERAGVFDIGLEGKMLGSAFAAACVAYLTGSAWIGLGAGVVCSVALSLVHGFASITNRGNQIISGVAINFFIAGITIVLGQAWFGQGGRTPQLPPDARFAPIILPGADAIRDIPIIGPLYANVISGNNILTYLAFLAVPFSWWVLYRTRFGLRLRAVGENPGAVDTAGISVAWLRYRAVMCAGILCGFSGTYLAIAQSAAFIKDMSAGKGYIALAALVFAKWKPVPVMFACLLFGFLDALANFMQGKQVPLIGQVPVQVFQALPYILTCVLLAGFIGVAIPPKAGGVPYTKER, encoded by the coding sequence ATGGATTACTACGACATCTTCATCAACGTCCTGAGCTCAACGGTTAGGCTCTCGATCCCGCTGATCTTTACGGCGCTCGCCGGGCTGTTTTCCGAGCGCGCCGGCGTTTTCGACATCGGTCTTGAGGGCAAGATGCTGGGTTCGGCCTTTGCCGCTGCCTGTGTCGCCTATCTCACCGGTTCGGCGTGGATCGGGCTCGGCGCCGGGGTCGTCTGCTCGGTGGCGCTCAGCCTGGTGCATGGCTTTGCCTCGATCACCAATCGCGGCAACCAGATCATCTCGGGTGTGGCCATCAACTTCTTCATCGCCGGTATCACCATCGTGCTCGGCCAGGCCTGGTTCGGCCAAGGGGGTCGGACGCCGCAGCTGCCGCCGGATGCCCGCTTCGCGCCGATCATCCTGCCGGGCGCCGATGCCATCCGCGACATACCGATCATCGGCCCGCTCTACGCCAACGTCATCTCAGGCAACAATATCCTTACCTATCTCGCCTTCCTCGCCGTGCCCTTCTCCTGGTGGGTTCTCTACCGCACGCGTTTCGGCCTCCGGCTACGCGCCGTCGGCGAAAATCCCGGCGCGGTTGATACGGCGGGCATTTCGGTCGCCTGGCTGCGCTACCGCGCCGTCATGTGCGCCGGCATTCTCTGCGGCTTCTCCGGCACCTATCTGGCGATCGCCCAGTCCGCCGCCTTCATCAAGGACATGTCGGCCGGCAAGGGTTATATCGCGCTCGCGGCGCTGGTCTTCGCCAAGTGGAAGCCGGTGCCGGTCATGTTCGCCTGCCTGCTCTTCGGCTTCCTCGACGCGCTGGCGAACTTCATGCAGGGCAAGCAGGTGCCGCTGATCGGCCAGGTTCCGGTCCAGGTCTTCCAGGCGCTGCCTTATATCCTGACCTGCGTGCTGCTTGCCGGCTTCATCGGCGTCGCAATCCCGCCGAAGGCCGGCGGTGTGCCCTATACGAAGGAGCGTTGA